One window of Aricia agestis chromosome 20, ilAriAges1.1, whole genome shotgun sequence genomic DNA carries:
- the LOC121737313 gene encoding cyclin-dependent-like kinase 5: MQKYEKLEKIGEGTYGTVFKAKNKETHEIVALKRVRLDDDDEGVPSSALREICLLKELKHKNIVRLYDVLHSEKKLTLVFEHCDQDLKKYFDSLNGDIDLDVVKSFMYQLLRGLAFCHSHNVLHRDLKPQNLLINKNGELKLADFGLARAFGIPVKCYSAEVVTLWYRPPDVLFGAKLYTTSIDMWSAGCIFAELANSGRPLFPGSDVDDQLKRIFKLLGTPNEDTWPGVTQLPDYKPLPVYQPSLGLAQVVPRLSARGRDLLARLLTCNPALRMPADDAMAHAYFHDLNPSVKNDRC; this comes from the exons ATGCAGAAATATGAAAAGCTTGAAAAAATCGGCGAAGGAACCTATGGAACAGTATTTAAAGcaaaaaacaaagaaactcATGAAATAGTCGCCCTCAAACGAGTAAGATTAGACGACGACGACGAAGGAGTTCCATCCTCCGCTTTACGCGAAATTTGTTTGCTCAAAGAATTAAAACACAAGAATATAGTGAGATTATACGACGTACTGCACAGTGAGAAGAAGCTGACCCTAGTATTCGAGCACTGCGATCAAGATTTAAAGAAGTACTTCGATAGCTTAAATGGAGATATCGATTTGGACGTAGTTAAATCGTTTATGTATCAATTATTACGGGGTCTCGCCTTCTGTCACAGTCACAATGTGCTGCATCGTGATCTCAAGCCACAGaacttattaataaacaagAATGGCGAATTAAAATTAGCCGACTTTGGTTTAGCCAGAGCTTTTGGTATACCAGTGAAGTGTTACTCTGCGGAGGTGGTTACGCTTTGGTACAGACCACCTGACGTCTTATTTGGCGCCAAGTTATACACCACAAGCATTGATATGTGGTCCGCTGGATGTATTTTTGCAGAGTTGGCTAATTCGGGGAGACCACTCTTCCCTGGTTCTGATGTTGATGATCAATTGAAAAGGATCTTTAAGTTACTTG gTACTCCAAATGAAGACACTTGGCCAGGAGTGACTCAACTGCCAGATTATAAACCACTGCCCGTGTACCAACCGAGCTTGGGCTTAGCCCAGGTGGTCCCAAGGTTGTCTGCTAGGGGCCGAGACCTGCTGGCCCGTCTCCTCACCTGCAACCCCGCTTTACGGATGCCAGCTGATGATGCGATGGCACATGCATACTTCCACGACTTGAATCCGTCGGTGAAGAACGACCGATGTTAA
- the LOC121737315 gene encoding DNA replication complex GINS protein PSF3, giving the protein MSSSNYLSITDILVTSEKVPCKFLHDLPKMGFLDPSAAEEDLKSGTSLEVPLWLAESLCSRRPPLLSIDLPKIYKETYREILNADACTVDMHKMNQHFYELGCYIAKYDIKGEVANTLIDTFRQRFRMIMSASVSTDTVNALQPLSKSERERTDAAMVTEKALCDWLKKGSCPLKIASMVANHRKRKRAEMEML; this is encoded by the exons ATGTCTTCGTcaaattatttatcaataacAGATATTTTAGTTACAAGTGAAAAAGTACCGTGCAAATTTCTTCATGATTTACCGAAAATGG gGTTCCTAGATCCATCTGCTGCAGAGGAAGACTTAAAAAGTGGTACAAGCCTGGAGGTTCCATTGTGGCTTGCTGAGTCACTTTGTTCAAGAAGACCTCCATTATTGAGTATAGATTTACCAAAAATATACAAAGAGACGTACAGAGAGATACTCAATGCTGATGCTTGTACAGTTGATATGCACAAGATGAACCAGCATTTTTATGAACTGGGTTGTTATATAGCCAAATATGACATAAAAGGAGAAGTGGCCAATACTTTAATTGAT ACCTTCAGGCAGAGATTTAGAATGATAATGTCAGCGAGTGTGTCCACCGACACAGTGAACGCTCTACAACCTTTATCTAAGAGTGAAAGAGAGAGAACCGATGCTGCTATGGTAACTGAAAAGGCCTTGTGTGATTGGCTCAAAAAAGGCAGTTGTCCCTTGAAAATAGCCAGCATGGTGGCCAATCATAGAAAAAGAAAGAGGGCAGAAATGGAAATGCTATAA
- the LOC121737307 gene encoding X-ray repair cross-complementing protein 6: MDSDEEFENPPVWKGVPGTIILINIFKTAEFNTFTLGHEATCRLLKQYMRSASNQNIAVCVFGIEESNASLLDCKSITEIIPLAPPSLEDYKKFRDTEISSFKEAKQLIFSEVLRQCSKMFTNCKRQLSYKCIHLLTPLHVPPAETDKRLTITQVEDLVDSNIEIRLINVSPENYSPDPFFDKFYAKANKGLILDLPKPIANARDIEKIMFFESHRNLALAKLNFAIGSDVQISVALYKLIKSGQTYQKKSYLHSETNEMLTSSIKTTKVNINAENMDLDEAESEQNAVPLLKSELLYYVEYGGEKIEFTQAEKKSMDNPFGPPGLKLLGFKPKMIVCKEKWFTKPGYFLFPNENDIEGSTVAFKAMHKACAEMGVVAVCVLCPRVNAKPIHVALSPCTKPLNLDVEIGFYVIVIPFVESVRDFDVNEGNDDCFNVENKNKELMKEIITKTQFDYRADMFENPKLQSEYRAVEAKALNEDEVEPFVDTTKPIISNFKDLRVDLFEELFGPFGALSVKRSAAASCDDAKRSKIEIDQELLTNRINFNTVKEYTVAELKKILKSKDIKDLTGLRKNELVDLVYKFFKT, from the coding sequence ATGGATTCTGATGAGGAATTTGAAAATCCCCCTGTTTGGAAAGGAGTGCCAGGTACAATTATTCTTATAAACATTTTCAAGACTGCAGAGTTTAATACTTTTACTTTGGGGCATGAAGCGACTTGTCGCCTGCTCAAGCAATACATGCGATCAGCGAGTAATCAAAATATTGCCGTATGTGTGTTTGGAATAGAAGAAAGTAATGCCTCCTTGCTTGACTGCAAGTCTATTACTGAAATTATACCCTTGGCGCCACCGTCCTTGGAGGACTATAAGAAATTTAGAGACACCGAAATATCAAGTTTTAAGGAAgcaaaacaattaatattttccGAGGTACTAAGACAATGCAGTAAAATGTTTACCAACTGCAAAAGACAACTTTCTTATAAATGTATACACTTGTTGACTCCGCTGCACGTTCCCCCTGCCGAAACCGACAAGAGACTAACTATCACGCAAGTGGAGGATTTAGTAGACTCAAACATCGAAATAAGATTAATTAATGTCTCCCCAGAGAACTATTCTCCTGATCCTTTCTTTGACAAGTTTTATGCAAAAGCAAACAAAGGCTTGATACTTGATTTGCCAAAACCCATTGCTAACGCTAGGGATATAGAAAAAATTATGTTCTTTGAATCACACCGTAATTTAGCTTTGGCCAAACTGAATTTTGCAATTGGAAGCGATGTACAAATAAGTGTTGCACTGTACAAATTGATAAAGTCCGGGCAGACATATCAAAAGAAATCTTATCTGCATAGTGAGACTAATGAAATGCTTACAAGTTCAATTAAAACCACAAAGGTAAACATAAATGCTGAAAATATGGACTTGGATGAAGCAGAGTCAGAACAAAATGCAGTGCCACTTCTAAAATCTGAACTTCTTTATTATGTTGAATATGGTGGAGAGAAAATTGAGTTCACACAAGCTGAAAAGAAATCAATGGATAATCCTTTTGGTCCACCTGGCCTGAAATTGCTCGGTTTCAAACCAAAAATGATTGTTTGTAAAGAGAAATGGTTTACAAAACCTGGATACTTTCTGTTTCCAAATGAAAATGATATTGAAGGATCGACAGTGGCATTCAAAGCAATGCACAAGGCTTGTGCAGAAATGGGAGTTGTTGCTGTATGTGTACTTTGTCCAAGAGTTAATGCAAAGCCGATTCATGTTGCTCTCTCTCCGTGTACAAAACCTTTGAATCTCGATGTAGAAATTGGATTTTATGTGATTGTAATACCATTTGTAGAGAGTGTCAGAGACTTCGATGTAAATGAAGGCAATGATGACTGTTTCAACGTTGAGAATAAAAATAAGGAGCTCATGAAAGAAATCATTACTAAAACACAATTTGATTATCGGGCTGACATGTTTGAAAATCCCAAATTGCAGTCAGAGTACAGAGCTGTAGAAGCAAAAGCTTTAAATGAAGACGAGGTTGAACCTTTTGTTGATACTACCAAACCGATTATTAGTAACTTTAAAGACTTAAGAGTGGATTTATTTGAGGAACTGTTTGGGCCCTTCGGTGCTTTGAGTGTTAAGAGGTCAGCAGCGGCTTCATGTGATGATGCAAAAAGGTCTAAAATTGAAATCGATCAAGAATTGCTAACAAATAGAATAAACTTTAATACTGTTAAAGAATACACAGTGgcggaactcaaaaaaatactaaaatctaAAGATATAAAAGACTTAACTGGCCTCAGGAAAAATGAACTGGTAGATTTAgtttataagttttttaaaacttaa